GGCACCTTTGGATGCTTCACAAGTTACTGAAACAGGTACAGCAATCCCTTCTGGACAGAAACTCACTCCAACATGTACTTAGTTTCTCATTGGTAGGGAAGTGTTGATGCTCCTTGTCAAATTATTTTAGATTAGTCACGACTTGAAAAACAATGTACTTCAGAATTCTTCATATGCATGTTTTTTGGTTTAGCGTCACATTGTGGACAAATGCATAGTTCTGCTGCTGCTAATAAGGTTATAACATAACATCACAGGTCAAGATTCTGCTGAGTCTATACAACCCACTTTCTCTTCTGAGCCAACCAAGGATGTGGAGACAGCAACTCACCAACAAGCCATAGCACCTCCTCCTGACTCAGCTAAAACTCCATTCCCAGGAACTCAGGATGCATTAAGAAAAATTCAAGAAAGTACTCCTGATAATGGTCGCATCAATGAACCTTTTCCAAGCCAAGAGCACATGCTTCTTGGGGGGAGCGTTGCTCAACTGCGTGAAGGACAGATTACTGATCCATATGGAACCAATGTTAATGGAAAGACTGACACATCTTTATCTAGCCAAGCAAGTAGTGCAGACTCTGGGTCTGATTTGGCACCTACCCACACTGATGTTCACCCTTCAGTTGAAGGAACAGCTGGAATTTATTTTGCTGTGCCTGGAGCACAGAAGCAGCTCCCTGCGGCAGCACAAGATGATTCCCTTGATTCCTCCAGTAAAACTAAATCAATTGGTCAAGAATCCATGGCACCGACAAGGGACCTAGCATCTTCTCCGGACATTCAGCCTGATTCCTCACGAACACAACATGAAGCTGCCCCAGCTGGACAAAAGTTTGCTGTATCAGGTAATGTCTTAAGTCAGTTTCGCTTTTAGTTAACTAAATGTGCACCTTCTTGCTGGCTTAGTGAGAAAAAGGTCATACTAAAATATATGTCTGCCACTTCTGATGTTGTTCATTTCAGATCAAGGATTTTCCAGTGCTTCAAAATCACCTTCCTTTGCTGAACCAAGGAAAGAAGATACAAATGGTGTCACTGCTGATCAAATAAGTGTACCACAGACAACTGCTGCCCATAAGGTCCCAAGTGCAACATCAGATGCTAGAGAATCTTTATGGAAGGATCAGGAATCCTCTCGTGGTGGTGATTATACCAGCAATTCAGCAAATAAACTTGTTGTCAGTGAAGGAAAAGCCTCTCATGCTGGACATGCTTCTGAAGGACCTAATTCTGAAGTGAGCAGTGCTTTAGTTGATAAGAAGATGACACTTCAATCTAGCCAAGCACAAACTTCAAGCACTGGACCTGAATCAATGCCAATTAGTGGTGATACTCACCTTAGCAGTGCTGATGTGCCAGCTACAAGTTCTTTACAGAATGAAGAGGTACCTGATGTACCAACTACTCCGGTTCCACTAGGTTCTGCATCCACCCAGAATATACCTGATGATTCATTGGAAGAAATCAGGTCACCAAGACAACCCTCAACTGATCAAGTCATATCACCTATAACTAGCTCAGCAGAACTTTCAGATGCTCCACAAGGTACTGAACCAGGTAATTAAATCCCTGCTAACTAAAATTCATTTCATGAATTAGTTCCTGGGTGTGGACAATCGATGCACCTTGATGAATCATTTTTGGTCAGTCACAGATTCTTATGATAGACCAAAATGTCAAAATAAAATCACCAAATAAGCACCATCTTGCTGGCCTAAAAATAAAGGCTAACTCAAAAGAAATGTTTCTGCCACATCTGAGGTCGTTTCTTTCATTTCAGATCAGGTATCTGCTCATGCTTCAGAACCACCTTTCTCTGCTGAACCAAGTAACGAGGCCTCTCATGCTGCTCGTGCTCCCGAATCACACAAAGGGACTACTCCTCAAGTGCGTAGTCCTGTGGTTGATGCAAAGACAACACTTTCATCTAGGCAAGTGCAAACTGCAAATGCTGGACCTGATTCAACACCAATCAGTGGTGATGTGCCAGACAGAAGTTCTCTACACAATCAAGAGGCACAACTTTCTGCAGCAACTCAAGTGCCAACTGTTCAGGCTCAAGGTTCTGCATCCATCAAGAATGAACCTGCTGATTCCTTATTAGGAGATATCAAGTCACGGAGACAATTGCCAACTGATGAAGTTGTGGTGCCTATAACAAGCTTCGCAGCACCTTCAGATTCTTCACGAGGCACTGAACCAGGTATGACAAAGTTCATTCCACTATGAAAATCAACTTCTCCTTGGTATGTATACAGTTCACCTTGCTGAAACACTTTATATCAGTCATGACTTTCAATGATAGGTAAAACAATGTAGTTTCTATACCAATTTACTGGTTCAGTATTAATCAAAATTAGGTTAAATAATATAGTGATATTATAAAACTTGCTAGTGCAGACCCTACCTTCTCGCCGAATCCACACCATCTAAGGCACAAAGCATTCATATATAGTTTAAGCAAAGATTTTGATGTCCTGACCACTTTTGGGACCACTGTCTTCAAATTGTAGGTACAAATGCAGTTCAGCCTTCAGAAGAAGCTTCATTTGATTTTTCGAGTGATGAGAAACCCACTACGACTCAAGGTGATCAAGCTAAAACCCTACCAAGGGTTGATCTCCCAACCAGTCAAGTAGTTGAGCAATCTGAAAGTGAAGACTCCCAAGAGATCTTGAAAGGGGCATCAGCCAATGAAAATCCCAAGACGCAACAGCAAATTCAGCAGTTCAACACTCCATCGTTTAAAGAGAACAACGAAGAAGCTGACGAACCAGGGAACCAACAACCGAGTGAGCAAGCTATTGTTGACTCACCAGAGGGCAATAAGAACCAAGCTGAACAAACTAAACCACGTGGCACTGAAACTGGTGGGCCAGAAGACATGGAGGCCTCAGAAAATACCAATCAGAAGAACAACAGAATATCTCAAGTGGAAACTTCAGATCATTCAGGAAAAGAAGCCTCAGGAGTTCAGCGGCTGGGTGAGAACACAAAAGATGTTCCCAACTCAACCGAGGATGTACCAGGTGATGTCGACCCATTTAGTAAATCCAAGGAAAGCTCAAGGTCTTCAGAAGAACCCAAGGTGCAGCCACAGTCTGTGAACAAGACCAGTGAAACTTTGTCACCAAGCTCAGAAACCGGGCAACCTAGAGAAGGAGACCTTCCAGCAAATAGCTACCAGAACGACGGTAGACAATCTCAGGCAGAAGCTTCAGATAAATCTGACGAACAATCTTATCCTGGTATTCAGAACAAGGACAGGGGCTCGGGCAGATCGGATGACTCAGCCGATCCAACCAAGCCTGGCGACACGGAAGATTAAGCCCCAGTAAACCACGGCGCAATGGCTCGTCGACCAACACATTATTTTGGAATCCATTACTGAACAAAGGCCAAGCGCGACTGCAAGAGCAGGCATTTTACGAATTCATCTGTTCTAAAATTTATCTTAGCTTCTTTCCTTATTATCATCAAATAAGGTCAACTCAGGTGCCATCCTTTGGGTTGATGTCATTTTACATGTATATGTTCTTTTGCTGTGCCTGTCCAAGCACATTTTTACCTTGTTTTTGCGAACAGTGACTACTGTGAGAAtagccctgtttggtttggaaAGATTTGTAGCGCTAGTGAATAGTAAcaaactttgaccattaattatgatgtcaaataaagtcagtttacaaaaccaacttcagaacccatGCGTTAGtgactctgaagaatctaatgaggactttgaccgcgcgattagaggatggttactgtagcatcactacagctaattatcgattaattaccgtcattagattcgtcgcgaaaagttacacccatccttaaaaaggttttacaaatagacttcatttggtacttcatacatgcaagatttttttttcgggaTGTGTGTGTGCTAGAATTCTAGCATTGCCAAACAAAGCCAATGCAACGATTTATTCTTCTGTCAACACGAAAGCCAGCAATTCTGTTTTCAACGGTCTAATTTTCATTGTGGCTCTCTGCAAGTGTGGTTGTCCAGTACTCCAGTGTTTTCGCATCTGGCCGCCAGCGCCGAAAGGGACCAATAATTGAATCGCGCCACGCCAGCGCTGCCAGCTCTGTTCTGTCCTTCAGTTTGTCCATGTCGGTCCCACTTCGAGTCCAACGGCCACCACGTAGGCCAGGGCCCGTCCACCAACAAGCTTCACTGCGCTCGCGCCAGTGCGCACACGCAGACAGAGTGACCGTGTCAGACGGACAGGCGGGTGCCGGGCGGCCGCCATGGCGGACGCGGGGGTGACGGGGGTGGTGGCGAAGCTGggcgagctggcggcggcggaggcgacggcgctGCTGCGCGTCGACGCCGAGATCCGGGTGCTGCGCCGGAAGCTAGCCTACCTGCAGGCGCTCGTCCGCGGGGCCGACCgccagcgccgcggccgcgccagcGAGCTGCTCCTGCTCTGGCTGCGCGAGACCAGGGAGGTCGCCTTCGAGGTCGAGGACGCCGTCGACGAGTTCCACCTCCGCGTCGAGGccttccacctccgccgccgccgggccagcTGGTGGGGCTGGGGCTGGCACCGCGACGCCGTCTGCCTCGTCCAGGGCCTCGTCACGCAGGTGAATTTCGCTAAGCCCTGGCTGCTCATCGGCTACGGAAGTGCGGGTCATCGTTTGTCAATTATCAGCGGGGATGATGGTCCTTCCAGTCGTGGGTGCAATAATTGTTCATCTCGTATTTGTGCTTGTAATTCGTCTCGTAGTCGTTGGTAGGTAGGCTGCATTCTTCTATAAATCCATCGATGCAAAATAAAGTGGATATATGCTTCCGAGTTTATGTGGATACTGACGGGGTTGTTTCTTGCTTCATTCAGGACTTGGACTTGTGTTCTGAAATTTAAGACTAACGTGTAGACTTTGATAACATGCCTTTCCTAATTTCTACGTTCAAATATATGTGCTTCTTGAACATAGTTCCCAACTTCCCATTGGATGTTAGCTGCTATTGTTTCAGATAGCTCTGTTTCCAGAGATTCTTGCTCGATAGCTAAGCTCTTCTTTGGGAATCAGTGCAGAATTAAACAACTTGTGATCGTGGGCAAACAAATATTTGATCTAAGAATATCTCTTTTTGGTTGTTTGTTTGAGAACCAGGCGCAtgctggtttggtttggtttagcAAATCGTGAGTACGCTTCAATTTCCACAGTTCTTAGTTTGGGACTTTGGGTGCCAATGGTTGCATGTCTCTATGCTGATGGTTTGCAAATTAACATGTCTATGCTATGCAGATTTTTGTACGTCATGGGCTGTCAAATCAGATATCTAAGATCAATGAAAGGATCGATGAACTTAATCAGAACAAGGAAACATATCAAATTGAAAGTTCTCCTTCTGAAATTTGGAGTTCATCATCAGTTGAAGCCGATCCAGATTGGTACATCGCTATCCAATGTTCATTTGTTTATCTTTTTGTACTTTAATTTGACCTTCTTTACCCTGCCTTCATGTCTTACCGGTGCATAGTTCCTTCTCATTTTAAAGTGGTTGCTGTTCCCTTTTTACTTTCCCCTGCTCCTTTTTGTTCTCTGTGTTGGTGCACCTCAATGGTAAATGTAGATAAAGTTGCAAATGATCTTATGTTCCCATCTTTTAGGAATGAGAAAATATCCTTTGCTCCTACTATCTATTAGTTCTAGTGTCCAAATGTTTGGTACTTCATTTCAACCAGTATAAATCATGACATCAAGTTTAAGATCACCAAACTGTGAAAGTATATGTACTGTCCTTGTTTGGTAATTAGGTTTGACCACttctaaaaatatatattgtGAACAACTGTTGGTATCTTGGTAGATTTTAGTATCATTAGTTCATCCTATACTGTCTCCAAAGCATTGGAACTTGGACTGTAATGTCACTGTTGTGACTGGGAGTAGATTTTCAAGTTGTGAGAAGGGTTGAAGAATTGGTTGTGTTTGCTCCTTTACCATATCAAGGAGCCAGAAAAAGACCAATCAATGTTATGTGTCTTAGATCACATGGAATGGCAGAAAACAATTGCATCATTTACCTCATAATGTTTCAGCAAATTTATTTCATTGATTCATGCTGAAGCGATGTATTCAATTAGATAATACATTATACAGTGTGTGGCCCCCGAAGAAGGAAGACAAGTGAGGCCTATAACCAAATTCCATATTGAGTTTTACGGAGTTTTGAACTTTTCAGTGTACCATATCAAAGTGCCCTTCGGAAATACATAATATGTTAAGGCTCTTCTTTTATTCTATGCAACTATGCACGTTTCAAGCAAACTATATTGTTGTAAACTCATAACTTCAATGCTGAAAGTATTGCTGACTGAAACATGCTGCAGGTACGAGGATAAATATGTTATGGGCTCTAGACAAGATGAATTTGAGACCCTCAAGAACCGTATCATGAACAAAGAGGGAAACATTTCTCACCGGGCTGTCATCTCAATTTTGGGGGAGCGTGGCATTGGAAAGACCACACTTGCAAAAAAGTTGTACAACGACCCAGATATCGTGAAACACTTTGAGGTGCATGCATGGGTATGCCTTCCTCCACATATCAGGTTCAGGGACTATATAGAGATTATATACATGCAGGTCAACTCACAGATACCAGAAGCTCCTGGTGACGATGATATCATCGATAAGGAACTCAGGCTTTTGCAGAACCTTCAGAACAGAACATACCTAGTTGTTCTTGATGGTTTAATTAGCATTAGCGACTGGAATTCGTTGTTTGACGTGCTGCCAGATACCAATGGCAGCCGGATCTTACTCACCACACATCTCAACGTGAAGGAAATCAATCACATTGATCCACAGATAGCTCCCATGGAGCTTCCTTATCTTGACATGAAACACGGAGAACAGCTGTTTTGTCAACGAGTTTTTGGTGCAAAAGAACCTCCGCAAATTTATTGGAGCAAGAATTACTATGAAAAAGTTCACATTATATCAACAGGTCTACCTCTGGCCATTTCAGTGCTTGCAGGAGTATTACGATCAAAAGTTATTCCCATGGAGTGGGATGATGTCTTTGAACAACTCGAGTCCAATGGCCAGCCAAAACCAGTTAGAAGCATATGGTCTTTGGCTTTTGACGACTTGCCACACTACCTTAAGTCATGTTTCCTCTACTTTGCATCCGTGTCAGAAAATGTTATTCTTTACCCAGATCGTCTGGTGCGTCTGTGGATTGCTGAGGGTTTTGTAGTGCCAAAGAAGGCAGAAACTCTGGAGGATATTGGGTTTGACTATCTAAAAGAGCTGGTCTCAAGAGGGTTAGTCCAGGTCATGGAGAAGGATGCTAGAGGATGCATCAAGTTGGTATCCATCCACAATCTGCTCCATTCCTTTATGGAATCTGAAGCACAGGACTCTAGTTTCCTTGAAATCCACCATCATGCTAATATTGCAAATCCCAACGCAGTCCGGCGCCTTGCTATACAAAACTATGTGGATGCATATGTCTACATTCCTGATGTGTTCCCCAAGCTGCGCTCTCTTCTCTGCGATTTTGCAGAAGACCAACGCAGCAGctcaagctttggagagctGCAACCTCATTCTTTATGGGGCAACCTTGCGGAGTTGTGCTCGAGAGCCTGTATCATTTCAGAAAATGTTGGCTCAAACACATTACATGGACTCCACTTCTTGCAGGGCTCCAGATTCCTCCGAGTCATCGACCTGAATGGTCTTAAGATGCAAAAGCTGCCAGATGAGATTGGAAGCATAATCCACTTGAGGTACCTTGGCATTAGGAACAGCAACTTGGAGGAGCTCCCCTCATCTATTTATAAGCTTGACAATCTGCAGACATTGGACGTAAGGAGAACAAATGTGGGGAAAACTGTAGATGAATTTTGGGAAATTGAAGCGCTACGGCATGTCCTTGCTGAGAAAATGTTTTTGCCTAATTGTTCGGTTTCCTTGAAAAATTTGATGACACTCAGTGGTGTGGTGCCTTCTGATTTGTGGGATGAGAAGAAGTGCCCCTTGAACAATATGATCCATCTTCGATCACTGTCTTTGTCTGGCATTTCAGTACGCCATACTACCGCACTTTCAGCTGCTCTAAGGAAAATGGAATTTCTTGCATACCTAAATTTATCAGGTGAAGTCCTTCCATCTAACATTTTCACTACCACAAGCATGCGTCGTCTCCAGGTCCTCATCATGTATGGTAAGCTTGAAGGAATTAATGATTTGCCGGGTGACCGCTATGTCCTACCAAACCTCACCGTTCTCCATTTGAATAAATTAGAACTGTCACAGCAATTTGTGGATAAATTTGCTCTATTGCCATGCCTTGCTGAGATGGAGCTCTCAGTTGTTTCATTCTGTGAGACAACAATGTTCTTCCATGACGGGTTCCCGAGCCTCACAAAACTGAAGTTTAAAGAAGTTTCTACCATACAGGAATTAGTGATAGGCAAAGGAGCAATGCCAATGCTTTCCATCTTAGCCTTGTATGATTGTGATAGCTTGAATACCCTTAAAGTCTTGAATGGATTGGAACACCTCCAAGAAGTGGCAATCTACAATATGCCAGGGATTATCGATAATATAAAGCTTGAGGATGAGAAGcttttcaacaagatcaaacgTTTGACTACCCCCATAATGGTAACAGACCGGGGAGTTGTTCCGGGTCATTTTGTCAGAAGGGCGGGTATACCGCATGAACAACGCATCACAGTGGCTTCTGAATCATGTTTCAGTAGCATGGAGGATGTTGGTCCTGGTGCATGGATTAAGTCATCCTCGGAGTAGCATGTTTACATATAAATGCAGTAGAAGCATACCGGCCACAAGTTATGTACAAAATTAAGAGGTACAACTACAACCTGCAACAACTCGAGCACCAGCTACTTAGGCTCTACAAGGTTCCCCATTTGCCCAGACTTTAGACCAAGCTCAGAAACCGTCAAACCGGGCAAGCTAGAGTAATGTTTGTAAAGAGCAAGAGCAAGTGTTTTGTGAATTCACCTGTTTTGACATTTATCTTGTTTTCATTGCTTACCCGTATGATCTAAATAATAAGGTCAAGTCTGCTGCCGCCCTTGGGCTGATGTCACTGTACTTTATATGTACGTTCTTGCGTTGTGCCTGTCCAAGCACATTTTTACCCTGATTTTTTGAACAGAAAGAATGCAACGATGTATCCTTTTATGTCGGCACTTCTTTTTCAATGGTCCAATTTTCACAGTGGTTCTATGCAATTGGTAGTACCTGTGTATCTATCAGTTGAAAATATTGATGCTTGAGTTACCATGCAGTGAAGTATAGTTGTCCATTTTGTGCTTGTAGCTGAAGTGCACATTACAAAATCCAAAAGAAATCAGTTGGTTTGCACTAATCTAGTTTGTAGTATAGAAAGTGTCTTCATTATCAGCTCCTTTACATCCCTCGGGACTGGAGGTCAGCTAACATCTAAGGCGCTAGAACACCAGCTACATGTAATTGGCAAAAAAAATGTAGTATCTAGCGGTCTTTTTTCATCCATCACGCTTAACTG
This portion of the Panicum virgatum strain AP13 chromosome 2N, P.virgatum_v5, whole genome shotgun sequence genome encodes:
- the LOC120658231 gene encoding disease resistance protein RPP13-like — translated: MADAGVTGVVAKLGELAAAEATALLRVDAEIRVLRRKLAYLQALVRGADRQRRGRASELLLLWLRETREVAFEVEDAVDEFHLRVEAFHLRRRRASWWGWGWHRDAVCLVQGLVTQIFVRHGLSNQISKINERIDELNQNKETYQIESSPSEIWSSSSVEADPDWYEDKYVMGSRQDEFETLKNRIMNKEGNISHRAVISILGERGIGKTTLAKKLYNDPDIVKHFEVHAWVCLPPHIRFRDYIEIIYMQVNSQIPEAPGDDDIIDKELRLLQNLQNRTYLVVLDGLISISDWNSLFDVLPDTNGSRILLTTHLNVKEINHIDPQIAPMELPYLDMKHGEQLFCQRVFGAKEPPQIYWSKNYYEKVHIISTGLPLAISVLAGVLRSKVIPMEWDDVFEQLESNGQPKPVRSIWSLAFDDLPHYLKSCFLYFASVSENVILYPDRLVRLWIAEGFVVPKKAETLEDIGFDYLKELVSRGLVQVMEKDARGCIKLVSIHNLLHSFMESEAQDSSFLEIHHHANIANPNAVRRLAIQNYVDAYVYIPDVFPKLRSLLCDFAEDQRSSSSFGELQPHSLWGNLAELCSRACIISENVGSNTLHGLHFLQGSRFLRVIDLNGLKMQKLPDEIGSIIHLRYLGIRNSNLEELPSSIYKLDNLQTLDVRRTNVGKTVDEFWEIEALRHVLAEKMFLPNCSVSLKNLMTLSGVVPSDLWDEKKCPLNNMIHLRSLSLSGISVRHTTALSAALRKMEFLAYLNLSGEVLPSNIFTTTSMRRLQVLIMYGKLEGINDLPGDRYVLPNLTVLHLNKLELSQQFVDKFALLPCLAEMELSVVSFCETTMFFHDGFPSLTKLKFKEVSTIQELVIGKGAMPMLSILALYDCDSLNTLKVLNGLEHLQEVAIYNMPGIIDNIKLEDEKLFNKIKRLTTPIMVTDRGVVPGHFVRRAGIPHEQRITVASESCFSSMEDVGPGAWIKSSSE